The Tautonia plasticadhaerens nucleotide sequence AGGGGGACCGGCCCGAGGCGTTCAGGCCGTGGAGCGTGCCGGACTCCGCGTCCCAGACGATCGCGAACAGGTCGCCGCCGATGCCGCAGGACATCGGCTCGACGACGCCGATCACGGCATTGGCGGCGATGGCAGCGTCGATCGCGTTGCCGCCCTCCTGGAGCACCCGGACGGCGGCCTGGACGGCGAGCGGCTGGCTCGTCGCGGCGATGCCGCCCCGGGCGAGCACGGCGGACCGGGTCTTGTGGATCGGGCCCGTCGGGCGGTCGTGGGCCGGGCTGGGGGACGCTGCGGCGAGGAGGGCCATCGCGAGGGCAATCCGGGTTCGGAGGCGTCGGGACGTCATGCGGGGCCTTTCTCCGACCGGGAGGCGGTCGGCTGCGGGCGGGACCGGAGGATCAAGGCGTTCCGATCCGTTCGTGATTCTTGTTCCGGAACAGCTGGAGCTCCCACTGCATGTGGTACATCTCGTCCCGGAGCACGTCGACCATGTGCTCCAGGGCGGAGACCCGGGCCTCCAGATCCTCCGGATCGGTGCGGTCGAGCGTCGGGTCGGCGGACTCGGGGTCGTCGAACCGGGAGAGACGCCTCATGGCGCGTTCGAGCCTCAGGCGGGCGACGTCACGCTCGGCGGCCATCGTGTCCCGCCAGGTGGTCGCCTCCGAGAGGCGGAACATGGCCTGGCGGGCCGATCCGACGGAGGAGACGCCGCGTCGGACGGAATCCATGAAGTTCTCCTGGCTCTGGCGCTCGGAGGCGATCTGCGCCTCGGCCGCCTTCACCCGGGCCTCCCGGGCGCGGAGCTGGGCCTGTCGGATCCGGACCTCGGCGTCGAGCCGGGTGCGCAGCTCGTCCCGGTCCTCCTCCGGGCTCGGCGACGAGGCCCTCCCCCGCAGCGATTCGAGTCGGATGGCCAGCTCGTCCCGCTCGGCCTCCCGGGCCTCCAGCAGCGCCGAGGCCGACGCGTAACGGACCTCGACCAGCTCGACCTGCCGGGCCGAGACGGCCCCGGAGGGCCGCTGTTGCCGGACCGTGTCCAGCACGTCCCGCTCCAGCTCCTCGAACCGCCTGGCCTCGGAGACGCGGGACTCCCGGACCCGGAGCATCGCCTCCAGCATGGCCAGGTCCTCGGCCAGGTCGGGCGAGATCTCCCCCGGCCGGCCCCCGGCCTCCGGCACCGGCGAGCCCCCCGCCTCGTCCTGGGGCGAGGGCGAGGGGATCGACGCGATCAGCAGTGCGGCGATCGACGATCCGAGCGTCACGAGAGGCCTCCGATCGGTCAGGGGTCAGGGCCCGACGTCCCTCGCCAGCAGGCGATCGATCTCGGCCCGGGTCGCGAGGGCGCCCTGGGCGCCCGGCCTCGTCACGGCGAGCGACCCGGCGGCGGTGGCGAAGACGGCGGCGTCGAGCACGGGGAGGGACTCGGCCAGCGCCACGGCGAGGGCGCCGTTGAAGGCGTCCCCGGCGCCGACGGTGTCGACCGCGTCGACCGCCGGGGCCGGGACGAGGTTCTGGCCCCACTCCCGGCCGAGCACCAGGCACCCCAGGGCGCCCAGGGTCACGACGACGCCGCAATCCCCCCGGTCCCGGAGGGCCCGGGCCGCCTCGACGGCCTGCTCGACGGTCATCGCGGGCAGGCCGGACAGGGCCGCCGCCTCCTCCTGGTTGGGCGTCAGGTAGTCGACGTGCCGCATCAGGTCGCCGTCGAGGATGGCGAGGTCGGCCGGGGCGGGGTTGAGGACGGTCGTCATGCCGCCGGACTTCGCCCGGGCCAGCCCCCGGGCGACGGTCGGCACGGGGACCTCCAGGCAGGCGAGCAGGACGCCGCCGGCCGGGAAGGCCTCGTCGGGCAGGGCGTCGATGTCGCCGGGCGAGAGGGCCGAGCTGGCGCCGGGGGCGACGCCGATGAGGTTCGAGCCGTCATCCCCCACGAAGATCAACGCCACCTGGTTGGGAGACGCGTCCACCGTCTTCGAGAAGCGGAGGTCGAGCCCCTCGATCCGGTCGTGCTCGATGAGCATCCGGCCGAAGTCGTCGTCGCCGAATGCGGTCAGGAAGGTGACCTCGGCCCCGGCGCGTCGGGCGGCGACGGCGGCGTTGGCCCCCTTGCCGCCGGGGCCGCGGTGGAGGTCGCCGCCGAGCAGCGTCTCGCCCGGCCGGGGGAGGCGGGGGAGCCGGATCGTCAGGTCGTAACCGCTCGATCCGAGGACGACGACTCGGGGCATGGGGGCCGCTCACTTGCCGATGCAGAACCTCCGGAAGATGCGATCCAGGATAGCGTCGTCGATCTCGGCGCCAATGACCCGGCCGAGTTCCTCGACCGCGTCCCTCAGGTCGACCGCCACCAATTCGTCCCCCGATTCGAGCCGGATCGCCTCGGCCGCCCGGCCCAGCGCGGCCGAGGCCCGGGACAGCCCGTCCCGGCATCGGGCGGAGGTGAGGCCGGTCGGATCCTCCTCGGCGGATCGGGAGCGGATCGACGAGGCGATGGCGAGTCGGAGCGCGCCGAGCCCGAGGCCGGTTTCGGCGCTGGTGGCGACGGCACCTTCCGGGAACTCCCCGGGGCCGCGGTCGGCCTTGGTCCAGACGAGCAGCCGGGGGCGGCCGTCGGGGGGGGCCAGGGAGGGTGGGGCGTCCGCCGACCGGCAGTCGAGCAACAGCTCGGCCCCGGCGGCCTGGGCGGCGCGGAGGGCCTGGGCCTCGGCCTCGATCGGGCCGACCGCGTCGTCGATCCCGGCGGTGTCGATCAGCTCGACTTCCAGGCCGTCGCAGCGGATCGGGGCGGAGAGGTAGTCCCGGGTCGTCCCGGCGACGGGGGAGACGAGGGCGAGGTCGGCGCCGACCAGGGCGTTGAACAGGCGGCTCTTGCCCGCGTTCGGGGGGCCGACGAGCACGACCCGGGGCAGGCCCGAGGGGCGGTCCCGGCCCCGGAGGCGATCGGCCAGGGCGGCCACCTCGATCGAGTTCCGCGCCAGCGACCCGGCCAGCATCCGGCGGCCGATCGGGTCGACGTCGGCCTCGTCGACGAAGTCGAGCCCGGCCTCCAGGTGGGCCAGCGTGTCGATCAACCGGTCCCGGAGCCGGTCGATCGGCCCGGCGAGCCCCCCGGCGAGTTGCGACAGCGCGGCCTCGACCTGGGCCGGGGACCGGGAGTCGATCACGGCCAGCACGGCCTCGGCCTGCGTCAGGTCGATCCGGCCGCTGAGGAAGGCCCGCAGGGTGAACTCCCCGGGCTCGGCGAGCCTGGCCCCCAGCCCGAGGCAACGGCCGAGGACCAGGCGGAGCAGGGGGGGGGAGCCCGTCGAGTGGATCTCGGCCATCGGCTGGCCGGTGTAGGTCCGCACCCCCGGCCAGAGGACGAGGGAGGCGTCGAGCGGCCTCCCCTCCAGGTCGATCGTCCCCGGGGTCCAGGACGGCCGGCCCGGGGACGGCTCCCGGCCGCCGGGCGGCCGGAAGACGCCCAGGGCGATCGCCCTCGACGCCTCCCCGGAGAGCCGGACCAGGCCCCGGACCGCCGGCCCGGGGGGGCTGGCGATCGCGGCGATGGTGTCGGACGGGTCGAGGTGGGCCATCGGGGCGAGCCGGGGTGGAACGGCACCGGGGGCGGATGCGGGGCGGGGACGGGGGAGGCCGGGGATCGGGCGTGCGACGCCCCGCTCAACGCCGCTTGCCCGGCTTCGACTTCCGCTTGCCCGGCCGGTCCCGGTCGCCCTCACGCTCGGCACCGCGATCCAGGTCCCGTCGCGGCCGGTCGAGGTCTTCCCGGCGGTAGGTGGTCTCGTTGGCCTTGGCGGCCTCCTTCATCAGCGCGTCGAGCTTGCGGGAGAGCCAGCCGCCTCCGGGGCCCCCCCCATTGGGGCCGGAGTCGGGATCGGAGGGGCCCCGGCCCTTGCCGTTGCCCCCGTCGTCGCCCCCCACGGGGGGGGAGGAGGGGGAGACCTTGGGCAGGAGCAGCCGCTCGCCGATGGCCCACATGCTGCTCGTGATGAAGTAGAGGGCCAGCCCGGCGGGGACCCGATAGAACATGAGCATCATGAAGACCATCATGAACTTCATGATCCGCTGCTGCGCCTCCTGCTCCGGCG carries:
- a CDS encoding ribokinase; this encodes MPRVVVLGSSGYDLTIRLPRLPRPGETLLGGDLHRGPGGKGANAAVAARRAGAEVTFLTAFGDDDFGRMLIEHDRIEGLDLRFSKTVDASPNQVALIFVGDDGSNLIGVAPGASSALSPGDIDALPDEAFPAGGVLLACLEVPVPTVARGLARAKSGGMTTVLNPAPADLAILDGDLMRHVDYLTPNQEEAAALSGLPAMTVEQAVEAARALRDRGDCGVVVTLGALGCLVLGREWGQNLVPAPAVDAVDTVGAGDAFNGALAVALAESLPVLDAAVFATAAGSLAVTRPGAQGALATRAEIDRLLARDVGP
- a CDS encoding tRNA modification GTPase, yielding MAHLDPSDTIAAIASPPGPAVRGLVRLSGEASRAIALGVFRPPGGREPSPGRPSWTPGTIDLEGRPLDASLVLWPGVRTYTGQPMAEIHSTGSPPLLRLVLGRCLGLGARLAEPGEFTLRAFLSGRIDLTQAEAVLAVIDSRSPAQVEAALSQLAGGLAGPIDRLRDRLIDTLAHLEAGLDFVDEADVDPIGRRMLAGSLARNSIEVAALADRLRGRDRPSGLPRVVLVGPPNAGKSRLFNALVGADLALVSPVAGTTRDYLSAPIRCDGLEVELIDTAGIDDAVGPIEAEAQALRAAQAAGAELLLDCRSADAPPSLAPPDGRPRLLVWTKADRGPGEFPEGAVATSAETGLGLGALRLAIASSIRSRSAEEDPTGLTSARCRDGLSRASAALGRAAEAIRLESGDELVAVDLRDAVEELGRVIGAEIDDAILDRIFRRFCIGK